The Rattus rattus isolate New Zealand chromosome 8, Rrattus_CSIRO_v1, whole genome shotgun sequence genome contains the following window.
gtcccattgacagttttctttgccttacagaacctttgcaattttatgaggtcccatttttcaattctttatcttagagcataagccattggcattctgtttaggaaaatttcccctgtgcctatgtgttcaaggctctcccccactttctcgtctattagttttagtgtttcTCGTTTTATGTGAGggtgtttgatccacttgaacttgatctttgtccaaggagataagaatgggtcaatttgccttcttcaataggctgacctccagtttaacctgcaccatttgttgaaaatgctttcatttttccactggaagattttagcttctttgtcaaagataggTGTGGGTTTGTTCCTGGggcttcagttctattccatttatctatctgtctgcctctgtaccaataccatgaagttttttttatatcatgattgctctgtaatacaacttgaggtcaggtatggtgattcctctagaagttctttgCTTTCCTGGTTTTGTGATTATCTTTTCAaactcttatattctgttggtgatacttgtatctgtGACTTCCGATCTTTTTCTCTAGGGTTTCACTCTCCAgatttgtctctctttgtgatttctttactgtttctatttcaatttttagatcctggatatttttgttcaattccttcacccgttttgttgtgttttttttaatgtttatctttaaaggatgtttgtgtttcctttttaagggcttttacttgtttacctctgttctgttttctttaagggaattactaatgtccttcttaaagtcctctatcatcatcatgagatgttattttaaattcaaatattgcttttctggtgtgatggggtatcaAGTATGTGCTGTcgtgggagaactaggttctgatgatgccaagtagtagTGGTTCCTGTAGCTTaggttcttgctcttgcctctttCCACCcgcttatctctgatgttagttgtgctgtgtgtgagtgGAGCTTGGCActcctgtgggtctgtgagcctgtgatcttaagaGTGTGATCACTCCTGGGAGGTCAGCTGTCTCCTGGCAGGCTTTGGGTCCAGAGGTCTGTGTTCTTAGCTGTGGGTGCATATGGAGATTGGAatatcctgtcccaggctgcttgTTGGTTTTTATGCCCTGTACACTCCTGGCTGGTTCTTCTTTGGAGAGTTAGTAGGGCACAAGTGGGGTCTGACCTGGGGGTTTAGGAGTGaaagcactcttgggagaccagcttcTCCTGGCAGGTTTTGTTtcggagggctgtgggacagtttTAGCCCTGGGCACAGATGGAGTCAGATGCAGTTTTGACTGAGAGCCAATTTTCTGGTTCATAGATGGCGCTTTCCTACTATGGTCTTCTGTTGTAGCAGAGGCAAGAAAGCTCCCTGGgtcttatgtttttaaaagagctaTATTCCTGAGGGCAGCATTAGAAATCAACCAGATTGCTTCCCAATCCTTCTCTTTTTAATACAATCACCCTGTTTCTAACATTTTAACATAGAAGCCAGGAGGACAAAAGTATCCACATCATTGAAGAACATTTCAGTCAGGAGGTAAAGATAAAATTTTCTCTCCAGTAGAAAAATTCAGGTCCAAAATCTCAGTAGTGATTTCTGAGTGGTGAGTAGAGACATTCATGGTTAGGTCCAGCCTGTCCAGAAAGTAATGTCTAATAACAACATATATTCTACTACATCAGTAATTAATATAGCATTTATAGCAACATGTATTGTTTACCTGTATATGGTCTTATGTTCTAAAAATGaactaatttataaattttattaaacaaCTCATGAATTGTCATTTGAATGGTTGTAtagacctaaagaaatgtaaacaTTAAACTGAAGTGAAAAAACATGTCACTTATAAGAGGGGAGGAGGATAGATTGAAGATAATGAATGAGGTATCATAAAAATTTCAGCTGAAAGTATTCTCTATATAATTTTGATCAAAGACAGAAGAACAAACTGgataaaaattatacataattaaGGGACAAATTATTTTGGTTCACAATTTTACTTTTGTCATCTCAGAATACTGAAACAAGTAAagttataactttaaaaaagtatTGTCCCAAGTGTTTGTAAAGCTTTCTTAAAGTCTTTGTTTCTCAAGCTGTAGATGAAAGGGTTCAACATGGGTGTGACCACTGTATACATTACTGACGCCACCATgcccttcttagaagaggaagatGCATCAGAACTAAGGTACACACCAAGGCCTGTCCCATAGAATAAAGAAACCACTGATAGGTGAGACCCACAGGTAGAAAATGCTTTATATTTTCCATCTGTTGATGGGATTCTCAAAATAGAGGAAACAATTTTAGAGTAGGAATAAATGATCCCTGAGAAAGGAACAAAGCCAAGGACACATATCAGTATGTAAAGGAGGATATGATTGATTAGTGTGTCTGAGCAGGCTATCATGAGGGCTGTGGCATGCTCACAATAAAAGTGTTTAATTATCTGATTGGTACAGAAGGACAGTCGCAGCATTAACAGACTCTGAATCAGAGAATATGAGAAGCTAATGAACCATGATACAAGAACCAACAAGCCACTTAGATGAAGATTCATAATGACTGGATAGTGTAGGGGGTAACAGATGGCCACAAATCGATCATAGGCCATCACGGTGAGGAGGAATGTGTCCATGCCCGAAAAGACCATGAAAAAATACATCTGGGTGATGCATTCTGCATAGGTGATGGACTTGCTTTGTGTTTGGATGTTCACCAACATCTTAGGgattgttgttgtgataaaacaaatGTCAGAAAAGGACAGATTAGataggaagaagtacatgggagtATGCAGGTGAGAGTCAATGCTGACGACCAGAATGATGAGCAGATTCCCAAGCACAGTGACCACAAACATGAGCAGAAACAGTCCAAATAGCATGGGTTGATGCTCTGGATCTTGGGAAAATCCCAgaagtaaaaattctaaaatacttGTTTGGTTTCCTGGTTTCATGCTGTTGACAAATAAGCTAGACACCTATGGGAGAGAAAGATTGAGAAACATACACCATAGTCTCTAAGATGTCTGTCCTTTTATGTATTAAGATAAACATACATAACAGTTTCATTACTATGAAAATTAGGAATCCTGCATTTTCTCATTCATTGATAAGACTGTCTCATAATATTaaccttccttcttctcttatcTCTATTAGAACTAGTAACTCTCCAAATtttaaaccacataaagaccagCGAATCTCTGGAAGTATTTAGATCAAAACATTCAGTTTCTAAAAGTACAGTAAATCCTTTCTTTATGACAGATACACTCTGATGCACAGTCTCTCTTCTCAATGTTTTTCAATGACTACACTAAATTCTGATCATTTAGaacattttgatcatgttcatGATCATACCTTCTCTGTATCTCTGAACTCTCATTCTTAGaaacctttattattttaatttctggctattttgtgtatgtgatacATTTCTTGGCTCTCTGGATGATTTCCATTTTCATCAGGTGTCAATATCACATGATTATTTGACAAAGAGGAAGATTTTGACACCATTTTGACAGCCAAATTAATGAAACAATGAACATATGAACAAATAACTTTCTACTTATGTAACATTGGTAGGACAGCCTAAGCATCTGTCTAAAAATCTTCACCAACTCTAGCTCCAAAGAAAAACAGTACATGACACAAGATAAGTAATATAGGAGAAAGATATAGAAAAAACATCTCTACTTACTACCCTAGCTCTTCAATCGATTGTAGTTTATTCATTCCCCAGCATACACACCTGTATGTCCCAACAATTTATCTTGTTTTCCcttcaattaatatttttatgtaatctAACAATGTATCCTTTCCTATAGAAGCCTCAAGAATATGTTTTTTTTGAGTCATCAGCACATGGCTCATGGTTCTTTCCTAAGTATCCTGCCATTAAAACAAAGGCAATAGGAAGAATAAATGCAGACATTGAATGCTAGGAGACATTAATGAAGAATTGATGGTGATGGGGGTGATTAGAATAtaagaaaatttcttttaaactttcatCTTTGAAAATACTCAATgctcattttcttcatccattcatttgcATATAAAATGACCAAACACCCTCCATTTCTGACTAAAAACCCCTCTTCTTAAATGTGATTAAGGTAAGAAGCTATTCAGTCAGtagcatgtttttatttcctgataTTGCTTCTTAAAACCAaagtttaagataaaaataatgaacatGTTCTGTGATGAGTGTAATAtacatggaaaagagaaagcagaaagaatgaacCTTAAATCTGAAAGATAAAGTAGAGGGTCTGGATGCTACAGGTTTTGTTTGGAGGTATTCAGAAGTCACATTGTCTTGGGGTTGTAGTTCAGTGTTTAAATGCTTACCCAGCATCTGCAAGTTTCTAGACTTCATCCAAGAACTACACAGAAATTTTGTTCACTGCAGTGTTAGCCTGTCTCATGAATTCCTATCTATAGTAAAAGCAACAACTAAACTATTATTTAAAAGAACTGTTACATTATAAATACCATCCTCTTAAGTAGTTCACATGTAATAAACAATCTACTTGCTCTGTTCCTAGTGTCTGTATTGCTGGACAAAAAGGTAAATTATATCAATAATTGCCAAAGACTTGATTTAGAATTTTATTGGTTCTTGAAAGTTTTGTGGAAGTGCTTCTTCAAGAAAAGTTTCCTTGGGCAGGTCTGTGTTTGATGTAGTGGAAATAAagatgcagttttgttttgtcacTCACATTTTCACCTCTGACAAGTAGAGATGGATGTAGGATGTGGCAGTTTTAATACCGAATAATTAAACACTAGGATAAAGTTTATTTGCTTAATGGGATCAGAgggcatctttctttttttttatttttaaaaatttatttacatttcaaatgttatctcctttccaggtttcccatccataaactccctatctcattccccttcccccttcttctgtgagtgTGCTCCTCCACACATCCACccaagccccctccccctcccgacattctcctacacttggggattcagccttggcaggatcaagggcttctcctcccattggtgcagaAGGCATATTTGAATGCAGTATGGGTTGGTGAATTAAGGGATGGAGTCCCTGAGGATGGGTGTTTGACAAAAGAATTACCTAGTTGGAGATATgagaataatgattttttttagcaGGGAAAATTAATAGCCCAAATGAAAGAATCAAGGAAGCAAGTGTTCCTAGCAAAAGTGTTTAAGTGCACAGTTGTTGAAGGAATAGTGAAGAATGACATGTCAGAAACAGTCCAGGACAACTCCCAAAATACATagagatatacacagagaggtaatgatggatagatgatagataaggcTGGATGATGGATGATACAGTGCACTGACTGcactgaaaaaaatcactttataaattataattttccttGTGGCTTGGACCCAACAAAGGATTTAGAACAGAGAAAGTTAAGGATAGAGGCACAGCAGTATGAGTTTTTCACATTATTATACATGAAAGGAGAAGCTCAAGATTTCTGTAACAGAAGATAAGAAATAAGAGCTGGAACAAGTAGAAAAATTATGTTAATGTCTGGCTAACAGAGTCTGCTTGAGTATGAGACCTactcaaatgaataaaaaaaagttgCCAATGACTCTCTAATGTTTCTAAATCTAAGTGgtaagaggcagagaggacattGTAGCTAATCTCTGctattcttccatttttcttatttcacCTGTATTATTCCAATGTTTATGCACCAAAGGTTTTTTATAGTGTCTCTTCAAAAATCTGTATATTACTTTTGCTCAGTAGAGTAATTGAATGTAAGTGGACACAGACATAAATTTATCAACATCTACATcgagaattctcaacaaatagaaaggaaatagTTGGTGTTCGAACAAAATGTCTGATCACCTGCTTCTCAGTGCAGTTCTGAACATTGTCTCATACCTGATCCTCATATGTTTTGGCATGTATGCAAAGTCTACCCTCTACAAGTACTTATTGCATTTCATAGGGGTAATACTTGAA
Protein-coding sequences here:
- the LOC116906949 gene encoding olfactory receptor 7D4-like, which translates into the protein MKPGNQTSILEFLLLGFSQDPEHQPMLFGLFLLMFVVTVLGNLLIILVVSIDSHLHTPMYFFLSNLSFSDICFITTTIPKMLVNIQTQSKSITYAECITQMYFFMVFSGMDTFLLTVMAYDRFVAICYPLHYPVIMNLHLSGLLVLVSWFISFSYSLIQSLLMLRLSFCTNQIIKHFYCEHATALMIACSDTLINHILLYILICVLGFVPFSGIIYSYSKIVSSILRIPSTDGKYKAFSTCGSHLSVVSLFYGTGLGVYLSSDASSSSKKGMVASVMYTVVTPMLNPFIYSLRNKDFKKALQTLGTILF